The proteins below are encoded in one region of Parambassis ranga unplaced genomic scaffold, fParRan2.1 scaffold_21_arrow_ctg1, whole genome shotgun sequence:
- the LOC114429791 gene encoding uncharacterized protein C1orf131-like isoform X1 has protein sequence MSCKTNGSEDTDRVFLEHVLDRLYDFGSAPKRRSQKRNKPKRCEEEEEEERPARKDLSSDAEDYTTEHLQQQPETDATGGQHGFGQHFLIAPLNDGVNHVSPSGSTSRGVDDKVQVVTFHDPRKKQKTKQTPAANKMSAPQTTEKQQSGQPEELSLEKARLEVHRFGITGYKKEQQRVFEQERAVMLGARPLKKEYVNYRELQHRIKEKKEKRKEEVQPDLKKKKKQNQRDKKKKKVSSGSGSGSAPSGQMGSFKNGMLILSSKEIQKIKGK, from the exons ATGAGCTGCAAGACAAACGGGAGCGAGGACACGGACCGTGTGTTCCTCGAACATGTTCTGGACAGACTGTACGACTTTG GTTCAGCACCAAAAAGGAGGTCCCAGAAGAGGAACAAACCCAAGcggtgtgaggaagaggaggaagaggagcgcccTGCACGGAAAGACCTGAGTAGTGACGCTGAAGACTACACAACAGAACATCTACAGCAGCAACCAGAGACTGATGCCACAGGTGGGCAGCACGGGTTTGGGCAGCATTTCCTTATTGCTCCTCTTAATGATGGCGTTAATCACGTCTCTCCCTCAGGTTCGACGTCTCGGGGGGTGGACGACAAGGTCCAGGTGGTCACGTTTCACGACcccagaaagaaacagaaaactaAGCAGACACCAGCCGCCAACAAAATGTCT GCCCCTCAGACaacagagaagcagcagagcgGGCAGCCAGAAGAACTCAGTTTGGAAAAG GCTCGTCTTGAAGTCCATCGCTTCGGAATCACGGGCTATAAAAAGGAGCAGCAGCGCGTCTTCGAGCAGGAAAGAGCCGTCATGCTGGGAGCCAGA CCCCTGAAGAAGGAGTACGTCAActacagagagctgcagcaccgaatcaaagagaagaaggagaaaaggaaggaggaggttcAGCCG gatctgaagaagaagaagaagcagaatcAAAG ggacaagaagaagaagaaggtgtcCTCTGGCTCAGGATCCGGCTCGGCGCCTTCGGGTCAGATGGGCAGCTTTAAGAACGGCATGCTGATCCTCAGCTCCAAGGAGATCCAGAAAATCAAAGGCAAATAG
- the LOC114429791 gene encoding uncharacterized protein C1orf131-like isoform X2, producing the protein MSCKTNGSEDTDRVFLEHVLDRLYDFGSAPKRRSQKRNKPKRCEEEEEEERPARKDLSSDAEDYTTEHLQQQPETDATGSTSRGVDDKVQVVTFHDPRKKQKTKQTPAANKMSAPQTTEKQQSGQPEELSLEKARLEVHRFGITGYKKEQQRVFEQERAVMLGARPLKKEYVNYRELQHRIKEKKEKRKEEVQPDLKKKKKQNQRDKKKKKVSSGSGSGSAPSGQMGSFKNGMLILSSKEIQKIKGK; encoded by the exons ATGAGCTGCAAGACAAACGGGAGCGAGGACACGGACCGTGTGTTCCTCGAACATGTTCTGGACAGACTGTACGACTTTG GTTCAGCACCAAAAAGGAGGTCCCAGAAGAGGAACAAACCCAAGcggtgtgaggaagaggaggaagaggagcgcccTGCACGGAAAGACCTGAGTAGTGACGCTGAAGACTACACAACAGAACATCTACAGCAGCAACCAGAGACTGATGCCACAG GTTCGACGTCTCGGGGGGTGGACGACAAGGTCCAGGTGGTCACGTTTCACGACcccagaaagaaacagaaaactaAGCAGACACCAGCCGCCAACAAAATGTCT GCCCCTCAGACaacagagaagcagcagagcgGGCAGCCAGAAGAACTCAGTTTGGAAAAG GCTCGTCTTGAAGTCCATCGCTTCGGAATCACGGGCTATAAAAAGGAGCAGCAGCGCGTCTTCGAGCAGGAAAGAGCCGTCATGCTGGGAGCCAGA CCCCTGAAGAAGGAGTACGTCAActacagagagctgcagcaccgaatcaaagagaagaaggagaaaaggaaggaggaggttcAGCCG gatctgaagaagaagaagaagcagaatcAAAG ggacaagaagaagaagaaggtgtcCTCTGGCTCAGGATCCGGCTCGGCGCCTTCGGGTCAGATGGGCAGCTTTAAGAACGGCATGCTGATCCTCAGCTCCAAGGAGATCCAGAAAATCAAAGGCAAATAG
- the LOC114429779 gene encoding dihydroxyacetone phosphate acyltransferase-like isoform X2 has product MAQEAVYSHRDPMLKKRDDFEDILEERRNSSDLRYALRCYTPVVYKELTLCKSGELRDLVLQSDHLRYVITQVSKETGADADEVQGEASAILEEMAHCLQLSTVRFFAFTLTKIFKTLFRSICVNEEGIQRLQQAIHEHPVVLLPSHRSYMDFLLMSYILYTYDLALPVIAAGMDFMGMKFVGEMLRMSGAFFIRRSFGGDKLYWAVFSEYVRTMLKTGFAPVEFFLEGTRSRTAKSLTPKLGLLNIVMDPFLKGEVFDVTLVPVSISYERILEESLYARELLGVPKPKESTSGLFKARKVLSEDYGSIHVYFGQPVSVRSLAEGRVNRCQFNLTPRHIPQRPGEEINHFVNDSAFRLVRAQEENMVLKPWVLLASLLLQNHHHGQKGGTALEELTEQAVWLRDLSRQCGAFLHWPEHAPPSEVVSSSLSLHQGLVSISEGRVQLALEQGGQGGPEEKLLNQAVVVLSCASYRNQALHVFLRPALLALAIVTSSSNNRQEVYNSFSFLRNMFSNEFILCPGATVQDFEEACYLLVKTGALQIPQQEVLITERGHRTLAFLTSILDPFLQGYQVVCRFLCEEATEALTDKQFVPAVRKFIIKHLLTGTLRYAEALSSDLQKNSLAALLRLGAVRRVKGGAEQGTLKVNKVMVNSLEDTLGGKLPTQKAAAARL; this is encoded by the exons ATGGCGCAGGAGGCCGTTTATTCG caCAGGGACCCCATGCTGAAGAAAAGAGATGACTTCGAGGACAttctggaggagaggaggaactCCAGCGACCTGAGGTACGCCCTCAGATGCTACACCCCTGTTGTTTACAAAGAACTGACGCTCTGCAAGTCCGGCGAGCTGAGGGACCTGGTGCTGCAGTCTGACCACCTGCGCTACGTCATCACTCAG GTTTCCAAAGAGACGGGCGCGGATGCTGATGAAGTCCAAGGGGAggcgtcggccatcttggaGGAGATGGCTCACTGCCTGCAGCTCAGCACCGTTCGCTTCTTCGCCTTCACTCTCACCAAAATCTTTAAAACCTTGTTCAGAAGCATCTGTGTCAATGAAGAGGGTATCCAGAgg CTCCAGCAGGCCATCCATGAACACCCAGTAGTTCTCTTACCGAGCCACCGTAGTTACATGGACTTCCTGCTGATGTCATACATCCTGTATACATATGACCTGGCTCTACCGGTCATCGCCGCCGGCATGG aCTTCATGGGGATGAAGTTTGTTGGAGAGATGTTGAGGATGTCTGGAGCTTTCTTCATCCGGAGGTCGTTCGGCGGAGACAAGCTGTACTGGGCCGTGTTCTCCGAGTACGTCAGGACCATGCTGAAG actGGATTTGCACCAGTGGAGTTTTTCCTAGAGGGGACCAGAAGCCGGACGGCCAAGTCTTTGACTCCAAAGTTAG GTCTATTAAATATAGTGATGGATCCGTTCCTTAAAGGGGAAGTGTTTGATGTCACCTTGGTGCCGGTCAGTATCAGCTATGAGAGGATCTTGGAGGAGTCCCTCTATGCCAGAGAACTGCTGGGTGTACCAAAGCCTAAAGAGTCCACATCG GGTCTCTTTAAAGCCAGAAAGGTCCTCAGTGAGGACTACGGCAGCATCCACGTTTACTTCGGTCAGCCTGTGTCTGTCCGAAGTTTGGCTGAGGGCAGAGTGAACCGCTGCCAGTTCAACCTCACACCACG ACACATCCCGCAGAGGCCCGGCGAGGAAATCAACCACTTCGTCAACGACTCGGCCTTCAGGCTGGTGCGGGCCCAGGAGGAGAACATGGTCCTGAAGCCGTGGGTCCTTCTGGCATCCCTGCTGCTCCAGAACCACCACCACGGACAGAAAGGGGGGACGGCCCTGGAGGAGCTGACGGAACAAGCCGTGTGGCTCAGGGACCTGTCCCGTCAGTGCGGAGCCTTTCTCCACTGGCCGG AGCACGCTCCTCCCTCTGAGGTCGTTTCCTCCAGTCTTTCCCTCCATCAAGGTCTGGTGAGCATCTCTGAGGGGCGAGTCCAGCTGGCGTTGGAACAAG gaggacagggggGACCAGAAGAGAAGCTCTTGAACCAGGCCGTGGTCGTGCTATCCTGCGCCTCCTACAGGAACCAGGCGCTCCACGTCTTCCTCCGCCCGGCGCTGCTCGCCTTGGCCATCGtcacctcttcctccaacaacagac AGGAGGTCTACAACAGCTTCAGCTTCCTGAGAAACATGTTCTCCAACGAGTTCATCCTCTGTCCCGGAGCTACAGTGCAG gaCTTTGAGGAGGCCTGCTACCTGCTGGTGAAGACCGGAGCTCTGCAGATCCCCCAGCAGGAGGTGCTGatcacagagagaggacacaggaCGCTGGCTTTCCTCACCAGCATCCTGGATCCCTTCTTACAAGGATACCAG gttgtGTGCAGGTTCCTGTGTGAAGAGGCGACGGAGGCTCTgacagacaaacagtttgttccTGCCGTCAGGAAGTTCATCATCAAACACCTGCTGACAG GCACGCTGAGGTACGCCGAGGCGCTGTCGTCGGACCTGCAGAAGAACAGCCTGGCAGCTTTGCTGAGGCTCGGAGCTGTGCGGAGAGTAAAAGG aGGAGCTGAGCAGGGCACTCTGAAAGTCAACAAGGTGATGGTGAACTCCCTGGAAGACACTCTgg GAGGAAAACTGCCCACTCAGAAAGCCGCCGCCGCTCGCCTCTAA
- the LOC114429779 gene encoding dihydroxyacetone phosphate acyltransferase-like isoform X1 translates to MAQEAVYSHRDPMLKKRDDFEDILEERRNSSDLRYALRCYTPVVYKELTLCKSGELRDLVLQSDHLRYVITQVSKETGADADEVQGEASAILEEMAHCLQLSTVRFFAFTLTKIFKTLFRSICVNEEGIQRLQQAIHEHPVVLLPSHRSYMDFLLMSYILYTYDLALPVIAAGMDFMGMKFVGEMLRMSGAFFIRRSFGGDKLYWAVFSEYVRTMLKTGFAPVEFFLEGTRSRTAKSLTPKLGLLNIVMDPFLKGEVFDVTLVPVSISYERILEESLYARELLGVPKPKESTSGLFKARKVLSEDYGSIHVYFGQPVSVRSLAEGRVNRCQFNLTPRHIPQRPGEEINHFVNDSAFRLVRAQEENMVLKPWVLLASLLLQNHHHGQKGGTALEELTEQAVWLRDLSRQCGAFLHWPEHAPPSEVVSSSLSLHQGLVSISEGRVQLALEQAGGQGGPEEKLLNQAVVVLSCASYRNQALHVFLRPALLALAIVTSSSNNRQEVYNSFSFLRNMFSNEFILCPGATVQDFEEACYLLVKTGALQIPQQEVLITERGHRTLAFLTSILDPFLQGYQVVCRFLCEEATEALTDKQFVPAVRKFIIKHLLTGTLRYAEALSSDLQKNSLAALLRLGAVRRVKGGAEQGTLKVNKVMVNSLEDTLGGKLPTQKAAAARL, encoded by the exons ATGGCGCAGGAGGCCGTTTATTCG caCAGGGACCCCATGCTGAAGAAAAGAGATGACTTCGAGGACAttctggaggagaggaggaactCCAGCGACCTGAGGTACGCCCTCAGATGCTACACCCCTGTTGTTTACAAAGAACTGACGCTCTGCAAGTCCGGCGAGCTGAGGGACCTGGTGCTGCAGTCTGACCACCTGCGCTACGTCATCACTCAG GTTTCCAAAGAGACGGGCGCGGATGCTGATGAAGTCCAAGGGGAggcgtcggccatcttggaGGAGATGGCTCACTGCCTGCAGCTCAGCACCGTTCGCTTCTTCGCCTTCACTCTCACCAAAATCTTTAAAACCTTGTTCAGAAGCATCTGTGTCAATGAAGAGGGTATCCAGAgg CTCCAGCAGGCCATCCATGAACACCCAGTAGTTCTCTTACCGAGCCACCGTAGTTACATGGACTTCCTGCTGATGTCATACATCCTGTATACATATGACCTGGCTCTACCGGTCATCGCCGCCGGCATGG aCTTCATGGGGATGAAGTTTGTTGGAGAGATGTTGAGGATGTCTGGAGCTTTCTTCATCCGGAGGTCGTTCGGCGGAGACAAGCTGTACTGGGCCGTGTTCTCCGAGTACGTCAGGACCATGCTGAAG actGGATTTGCACCAGTGGAGTTTTTCCTAGAGGGGACCAGAAGCCGGACGGCCAAGTCTTTGACTCCAAAGTTAG GTCTATTAAATATAGTGATGGATCCGTTCCTTAAAGGGGAAGTGTTTGATGTCACCTTGGTGCCGGTCAGTATCAGCTATGAGAGGATCTTGGAGGAGTCCCTCTATGCCAGAGAACTGCTGGGTGTACCAAAGCCTAAAGAGTCCACATCG GGTCTCTTTAAAGCCAGAAAGGTCCTCAGTGAGGACTACGGCAGCATCCACGTTTACTTCGGTCAGCCTGTGTCTGTCCGAAGTTTGGCTGAGGGCAGAGTGAACCGCTGCCAGTTCAACCTCACACCACG ACACATCCCGCAGAGGCCCGGCGAGGAAATCAACCACTTCGTCAACGACTCGGCCTTCAGGCTGGTGCGGGCCCAGGAGGAGAACATGGTCCTGAAGCCGTGGGTCCTTCTGGCATCCCTGCTGCTCCAGAACCACCACCACGGACAGAAAGGGGGGACGGCCCTGGAGGAGCTGACGGAACAAGCCGTGTGGCTCAGGGACCTGTCCCGTCAGTGCGGAGCCTTTCTCCACTGGCCGG AGCACGCTCCTCCCTCTGAGGTCGTTTCCTCCAGTCTTTCCCTCCATCAAGGTCTGGTGAGCATCTCTGAGGGGCGAGTCCAGCTGGCGTTGGAACAAG caggaggacagggggGACCAGAAGAGAAGCTCTTGAACCAGGCCGTGGTCGTGCTATCCTGCGCCTCCTACAGGAACCAGGCGCTCCACGTCTTCCTCCGCCCGGCGCTGCTCGCCTTGGCCATCGtcacctcttcctccaacaacagac AGGAGGTCTACAACAGCTTCAGCTTCCTGAGAAACATGTTCTCCAACGAGTTCATCCTCTGTCCCGGAGCTACAGTGCAG gaCTTTGAGGAGGCCTGCTACCTGCTGGTGAAGACCGGAGCTCTGCAGATCCCCCAGCAGGAGGTGCTGatcacagagagaggacacaggaCGCTGGCTTTCCTCACCAGCATCCTGGATCCCTTCTTACAAGGATACCAG gttgtGTGCAGGTTCCTGTGTGAAGAGGCGACGGAGGCTCTgacagacaaacagtttgttccTGCCGTCAGGAAGTTCATCATCAAACACCTGCTGACAG GCACGCTGAGGTACGCCGAGGCGCTGTCGTCGGACCTGCAGAAGAACAGCCTGGCAGCTTTGCTGAGGCTCGGAGCTGTGCGGAGAGTAAAAGG aGGAGCTGAGCAGGGCACTCTGAAAGTCAACAAGGTGATGGTGAACTCCCTGGAAGACACTCTgg GAGGAAAACTGCCCACTCAGAAAGCCGCCGCCGCTCGCCTCTAA